The Callithrix jacchus isolate 240 chromosome X, calJac240_pri, whole genome shotgun sequence genome contains a region encoding:
- the MAGIX gene encoding PDZ domain-containing protein MAGIX isoform X2 gives MPLLWITGSRYQLILLLEATCLRAIYVHPCPLFQHRRLETCNKPPQVIQGKAPRAPKPSQASGHFSVELVCGPAGFGLTLGGGRDVVGDAPLSVRGLLKDGPAQRCGRLEVGDLVLHINGESTQSLTHAQAVERIRAGGPQLHLVLHRPLETHPGKPRGVGEPQKGADRSPDPGRPEVMGSRSSSTSPVQHPPSRTTLKKTRGSPEPSPEAAADGPKVSPPERLTEDPKDQIPGSPGPWLVPSEERLSRALGVRGAAQLAQEMAAGRRRH, from the exons ATGCCACTATTGTGGATCACCGGCTCCAGGTACCAACTCATCCTTCTATTAGAGGCCACCTGCCTCAGGGCAATCTATGTACACCCGTGTCCTTTATTTCAGCACCGTCGGTTAGAGACATGTAACAAgcctcctcaagtgatccagggTAAGGCACCTCGTGCTCCAAAGCCCTCCCAGGCCTCTGGTCATTTCTCTGTGGAGCTGGTCTGCGGTCCCGCAGGCTTTGGCCTCACCTTAGGTGGGGGCCGGGATGTGGTTGGGGATGCTCCGCTGTCCGTGCGTGGGCTGCTGAAGGATGGCCCGGCACAGCGCTGTGGTCGTTTGGAG GTCGGGGACCTCGTGCTCCACATCAACGGGGAGTCAACGCAGAGCCTCACCCATGCCCAGGCTGTGGAGCGGATCCGAGCTGGAGGCCCCCAGCTCCACCTTGTGCTTCATCGGCCTCTAGAGACCCACCCTGGCAAGCCTCGAGGGGTGGGAGAGCCCCAAAAAGGAGCTG ATCGCAGCCCAGATCCTGGAAGGCCGGAGGTGATGGGGTCTCGCAGCAGCAGCACTTCCCCAGTTCAGCACCCTCCATCCCGAACGACACTCAAGAAGACCCGGGGCAGCCCGGAGCCTAGTCCAGAGGCAGCCGCCGATGGCCCCAAGGTTTCTCCTCCTGAGCGCCTCACTGAGGATCCCAAAGATCAGATCCCTGGTTCCCCGGGTCCCTGGCTAGTGCCCAGCGAGGAACGGCTCTCGCGGGCCCTAGGGGTCCGGGGGGCAGCGCAGCTCGCTCAGGAGATGGCAGCCGGAAGGCGGAGGCACTGA
- the PLP2 gene encoding proteolipid protein 2 yields MADSERLSAPGCWAACTNFSRTRKGILLFAEIILCLVILICFSASTPGYSSLSVVEMILAAIFFVVYMCDLHSKIPFINWPWSDFFRTLIAAILYLITSIVVLVERGNHSKIVAGVLGLIATCLFGYDAYVTFPFRQPRHTAAPTDPADGPA; encoded by the exons ATGGCGGATTCTGAGCGCCTCTCGGCCCCCGGCTGCTGGGCCGCCTGCACTAACTTCTCGCGCACCCGAAAGGGAATCCTCCTGTTTGCTGAGATT ATATTATGCCTGGTGATCCTGATCTGCTTCAGTGCCTCCACACCAGGCTACTCCTCCCTGTCCGTGGTTGAGATGATCCTTGCTGCTATTTTCTTTGTTGTCTACATGTGTGACCTGCACAGCAAGATACCATTCATCAACTGGCCCTGGAGT GATTTCTTCCGAACCCTCATAGCTGCGATCCTCTACCTGATCACCTCCATTGTTGTCCTCGTTGAGAGAGGAAACCACTCCAAAATCGTCGCAGGG GTACTGGGCCTAATCGCTACATGTCTCTTTGGCTATGATGCCTATGTTACCTTCCCCTTTCGGCAGCCAAGACATACAGCAGCCCCCActg ACCCCGCAGATGGCCCAGCGTAG
- the PRICKLE3 gene encoding prickle planar cell polarity protein 3 isoform X1, producing MFSRGSRRRRSGRAPPEAEDPDRGQPCNSCREQCPGFLLHGWRKICQHCKCPREEHAVHSVPVDLERIMCRLISDFQRHSISDDDSGCASEEYAWVPPGLKPEQVYQFFSCLPEDKVPYVNSPGEKYRIKQLLHQLPPHDSEAQYCTALEEEEKKELRAFSQQRKRENLGRGIVRIFPVTITGAICEECGKQIGGGDIAVFASRAGLGACWHPQCFLCTTCRELLVDLIYFYHAGKVYCGRHHAECLRPRCQACDEMACALQIIFSPECTEAEGRHWHMDHFCCFECEASLGGQRYVMRQSRPHCCTCYEARHAEYCDGCGEHIGLDQGQMAYEGQHWHASERCFCCSRCGRALLGRPFLPRRGLIFCSRACSLGSEPTTPGPGRRSWSAGTVTAPLAASTASFSAAEGVLETTTKGTCTASEPAAGPEEPSHFLRGAPHRHSMPELGLRSAPELPPESPGQPNPRPDDSAFGRQSTPRVSFRDPLVSEGGPRRTLSAPPAQRRRPRSPPPRAPSRRRHRHNHRHHHHRNPSRRRHYQCDAGSGSDSESCSSSPSSSSSESSEDDGFFLGERIPLPPHLCRPTPAQDTATETFISPSSLLPRDSRPRQARDKNCILA from the exons cctccagaggCAGAGGACCCAGACCGGGGCCAGCCCTGCAACTCCTGCAGGGAGCAGTGCCCCGGCTTTCTGCTGCACGGCTGGAG AAAGATCTGCCAGCATTGCAAATGCCCACGGGAGGAGCACGCAGTGCACTCAGTGCCTGTGGACCTGGAACGAATCATGTGTCGGCTAATCTCGGACTTCCAGCGCCATTCCATCTCCGACGATGACTCAGGCTGTGCATCGGAGGAGTATGCCTGGGTGCCCCCAGGCCTTAAGCCGGAGCAG GTGTATCAATTTTTCAGCTGCCTCCCAGAGGACAAGGTCCCCTACGTCAACAGTCCTGGGGAGAAATACAGGATCAAGCAGCTGCTGCACCAGCTGCCCCCACACGACAGTGAG gcACAGTACTGTACCGCattggaagaggaggagaagaaagagctcAGAGCCTTCAGCCAGCAGCGGAAGCGGGAGAATCTGGGGCGTGGCATTGTGCGCATCTTCCCGGTGACTATCACTGGGGCCATCTGTGAGGAG TGCGGGAAGCAGATTGGAGGTGGGGACATCGCAGTGTTTGCCAGCCGTGCGGGCCTGGGTGCCTGCTGGCACCCACAGTGCTTTTTGTGCACCACGTGCCGGGAGCTTCTGGTTGACCTCATCTACTTCTACCATGCTGGAAAGGTCTATTGCGGGCGTCACCATGCCGAATGCCTGCGTCCACGCTGCCAAGCCTGTGATGAG ATGGCCTGTGCCCTCCAGATCATCTTTTCCCCTGAGTGCACGGAAGCTGAGGGCCGCCACTGGCATATGGATCACTTCTGCTGCTTCGAGTGTGAAGCTTCGCTAGGAGGGCAGCGCTATGTAATGCGTCAGAGCCGCCCCCACTGTTGCACCTGCTATGAGGCCCGCCATGCGGAGTACTGTGATGGCTGTGGGGAGCACATTG GCCTGGACCAAGGCCAGATGGCTTACGAAGGCCAGCACTGGCATGCCTCAGAGCGCTGCTTCTGCTGTAGTCGCTGCGGGCGGGCCCTACTGGGCCGTCCATTCCTGCCACGCCGAGGCCTAATCTTCTGCTCGCGAGCCTGCAGCCTTGGGTCCGAGCCCACCACTCCAGGGCCAGGCCGCCGCAGCTGGAGTGCCGGCACTGTCACAGCCCCACTTGCAGCCTCCACcgcctctttctctgctgcagagGGGGTGTTGGAGACCACCACCAAAGGCACCTGCACGGCGTCAGAGCCAG CTGCAGGTCCGGAGGAGCCCTCCCACTTTCTGAGAGGGGCCCCCCACCGCCACTCCATGCCGGAGCTGGGGCTCCGCAGTGCCCCCGAGCTGCCCCCAGAGTCCCCCGGCCAGCCTAACCCGCGTCCCGATGATAGTGCCTTCGGTCGCCAGAGCACCCCACGTGTCAGCTTCCGCGACCCTCTGGTGTCTGAAGGAGGTCCGCGCCGGACACTGAGTGCACCCCCGGCCCAGCGCCGCAGGCCACGCAGTCCCCCACCCAGGGCCCCCAGCCGTCGCCGCCACCGTCACAATCACCGTCACCATCACCACCGAAACCCAAGCAGACGTCGCCACTATCAGTGTGACGCGGGATCAGGGTCAGATTCGGAATCTTGCTCCAGCTCGCCCTCCAGTTCCAGTTCCGAATCCTCAGAGGATGATGGCTTCTTCCTAGGAGAGCGCATCCCTCTGCCCCCACATTTGTGCAGGCCCACTCCTGCTCAGGACACTGCAACGGAGACCTTCATCTCCCCATCTTCATTGCTCCCCAGGGACTCTCGTCCGAGACAGGCCCGAGACAAGAACTGTATCTTGGCTTGA
- the MAGIX gene encoding PDZ domain-containing protein MAGIX isoform X1, translating into MSPHSPLHHFYSPAVSVLDSADIEVTDSRLPHATIVDHRLQHRRLETCNKPPQVIQGKAPRAPKPSQASGHFSVELVCGPAGFGLTLGGGRDVVGDAPLSVRGLLKDGPAQRCGRLEVGDLVLHINGESTQSLTHAQAVERIRAGGPQLHLVLHRPLETHPGKPRGVGEPQKGADRSPDPGRPEVMGSRSSSTSPVQHPPSRTTLKKTRGSPEPSPEAAADGPKVSPPERLTEDPKDQIPGSPGPWLVPSEERLSRALGVRGAAQLAQEMAAGRRRH; encoded by the exons ATGTCCCCCCACAGCCCTCTCCACCACTTTTATTCCCCAGCTGTTAGTGTGTTGGACTCTGCAGACATAGAGGTCACAGACAGTCGCCTGCCTCATGCCACTATTGTGGATCACCGGCTCCAG CACCGTCGGTTAGAGACATGTAACAAgcctcctcaagtgatccagggTAAGGCACCTCGTGCTCCAAAGCCCTCCCAGGCCTCTGGTCATTTCTCTGTGGAGCTGGTCTGCGGTCCCGCAGGCTTTGGCCTCACCTTAGGTGGGGGCCGGGATGTGGTTGGGGATGCTCCGCTGTCCGTGCGTGGGCTGCTGAAGGATGGCCCGGCACAGCGCTGTGGTCGTTTGGAG GTCGGGGACCTCGTGCTCCACATCAACGGGGAGTCAACGCAGAGCCTCACCCATGCCCAGGCTGTGGAGCGGATCCGAGCTGGAGGCCCCCAGCTCCACCTTGTGCTTCATCGGCCTCTAGAGACCCACCCTGGCAAGCCTCGAGGGGTGGGAGAGCCCCAAAAAGGAGCTG ATCGCAGCCCAGATCCTGGAAGGCCGGAGGTGATGGGGTCTCGCAGCAGCAGCACTTCCCCAGTTCAGCACCCTCCATCCCGAACGACACTCAAGAAGACCCGGGGCAGCCCGGAGCCTAGTCCAGAGGCAGCCGCCGATGGCCCCAAGGTTTCTCCTCCTGAGCGCCTCACTGAGGATCCCAAAGATCAGATCCCTGGTTCCCCGGGTCCCTGGCTAGTGCCCAGCGAGGAACGGCTCTCGCGGGCCCTAGGGGTCCGGGGGGCAGCGCAGCTCGCTCAGGAGATGGCAGCCGGAAGGCGGAGGCACTGA
- the PRICKLE3 gene encoding prickle planar cell polarity protein 3 isoform X2: MFSRGSRRRRSGRAPPEAEDPDRGQPCNSCREQCPGFLLHGWRKICQHCKCPREEHAVHSVPVDLERIMCRLISDFQRHSISDDDSGCASEEYAWVPPGLKPEQVYQFFSCLPEDKVPYVNSPGEKYRIKQLLHQLPPHDSEAQYCTALEEEEKKELRAFSQQRKRENLGRGIVRIFPVTITGAICEECGKQIGGGDIAVFASRAGLGACWHPQCFLCTTCRELLVDLIYFYHAGKVYCGRHHAECLRPRCQACDEIIFSPECTEAEGRHWHMDHFCCFECEASLGGQRYVMRQSRPHCCTCYEARHAEYCDGCGEHIGLDQGQMAYEGQHWHASERCFCCSRCGRALLGRPFLPRRGLIFCSRACSLGSEPTTPGPGRRSWSAGTVTAPLAASTASFSAAEGVLETTTKGTCTASEPAAGPEEPSHFLRGAPHRHSMPELGLRSAPELPPESPGQPNPRPDDSAFGRQSTPRVSFRDPLVSEGGPRRTLSAPPAQRRRPRSPPPRAPSRRRHRHNHRHHHHRNPSRRRHYQCDAGSGSDSESCSSSPSSSSSESSEDDGFFLGERIPLPPHLCRPTPAQDTATETFISPSSLLPRDSRPRQARDKNCILA, from the exons cctccagaggCAGAGGACCCAGACCGGGGCCAGCCCTGCAACTCCTGCAGGGAGCAGTGCCCCGGCTTTCTGCTGCACGGCTGGAG AAAGATCTGCCAGCATTGCAAATGCCCACGGGAGGAGCACGCAGTGCACTCAGTGCCTGTGGACCTGGAACGAATCATGTGTCGGCTAATCTCGGACTTCCAGCGCCATTCCATCTCCGACGATGACTCAGGCTGTGCATCGGAGGAGTATGCCTGGGTGCCCCCAGGCCTTAAGCCGGAGCAG GTGTATCAATTTTTCAGCTGCCTCCCAGAGGACAAGGTCCCCTACGTCAACAGTCCTGGGGAGAAATACAGGATCAAGCAGCTGCTGCACCAGCTGCCCCCACACGACAGTGAG gcACAGTACTGTACCGCattggaagaggaggagaagaaagagctcAGAGCCTTCAGCCAGCAGCGGAAGCGGGAGAATCTGGGGCGTGGCATTGTGCGCATCTTCCCGGTGACTATCACTGGGGCCATCTGTGAGGAG TGCGGGAAGCAGATTGGAGGTGGGGACATCGCAGTGTTTGCCAGCCGTGCGGGCCTGGGTGCCTGCTGGCACCCACAGTGCTTTTTGTGCACCACGTGCCGGGAGCTTCTGGTTGACCTCATCTACTTCTACCATGCTGGAAAGGTCTATTGCGGGCGTCACCATGCCGAATGCCTGCGTCCACGCTGCCAAGCCTGTGATGAG ATCATCTTTTCCCCTGAGTGCACGGAAGCTGAGGGCCGCCACTGGCATATGGATCACTTCTGCTGCTTCGAGTGTGAAGCTTCGCTAGGAGGGCAGCGCTATGTAATGCGTCAGAGCCGCCCCCACTGTTGCACCTGCTATGAGGCCCGCCATGCGGAGTACTGTGATGGCTGTGGGGAGCACATTG GCCTGGACCAAGGCCAGATGGCTTACGAAGGCCAGCACTGGCATGCCTCAGAGCGCTGCTTCTGCTGTAGTCGCTGCGGGCGGGCCCTACTGGGCCGTCCATTCCTGCCACGCCGAGGCCTAATCTTCTGCTCGCGAGCCTGCAGCCTTGGGTCCGAGCCCACCACTCCAGGGCCAGGCCGCCGCAGCTGGAGTGCCGGCACTGTCACAGCCCCACTTGCAGCCTCCACcgcctctttctctgctgcagagGGGGTGTTGGAGACCACCACCAAAGGCACCTGCACGGCGTCAGAGCCAG CTGCAGGTCCGGAGGAGCCCTCCCACTTTCTGAGAGGGGCCCCCCACCGCCACTCCATGCCGGAGCTGGGGCTCCGCAGTGCCCCCGAGCTGCCCCCAGAGTCCCCCGGCCAGCCTAACCCGCGTCCCGATGATAGTGCCTTCGGTCGCCAGAGCACCCCACGTGTCAGCTTCCGCGACCCTCTGGTGTCTGAAGGAGGTCCGCGCCGGACACTGAGTGCACCCCCGGCCCAGCGCCGCAGGCCACGCAGTCCCCCACCCAGGGCCCCCAGCCGTCGCCGCCACCGTCACAATCACCGTCACCATCACCACCGAAACCCAAGCAGACGTCGCCACTATCAGTGTGACGCGGGATCAGGGTCAGATTCGGAATCTTGCTCCAGCTCGCCCTCCAGTTCCAGTTCCGAATCCTCAGAGGATGATGGCTTCTTCCTAGGAGAGCGCATCCCTCTGCCCCCACATTTGTGCAGGCCCACTCCTGCTCAGGACACTGCAACGGAGACCTTCATCTCCCCATCTTCATTGCTCCCCAGGGACTCTCGTCCGAGACAGGCCCGAGACAAGAACTGTATCTTGGCTTGA